In Halomicrobium zhouii, the sequence GGTCCACCGCGAGGTCGCCTTCGAGGCGGCCGCCACCGCGACCGAGACGGCCGGCGACGGCGCCGCGACCGGCGTCCATCCCGGCGACGTGACCGTCACCGCCGACGTGCGGATCCAGTACCGGATGGCGTGACGTAGCCCCCTGCCGACCACTGGCGTCCTGACTGCGACAGCCCCGCTCACTCGAACGCCGGCAGCACGTCCTCGGCCATCACGTCGCAGAAGGCGGCCTGGTCGGGGCTGGAGCTCTGGAAGACGACTTCGTCGAAGCCGACGTCGACGTAGGTCTGCGTGACCTCGACCAGGTCCTGCGGATCCGACGTGACGACGAACGCCTCCCGCAGGCGCTCGTCGGAGACGTCCTCGCCCATCTTCTGGAGCTCGCGGGGGTCGGCCGAATCCGACGACCAGACGTCGTCGAGCAGCGTGAGTCCCCAGGGGCGGATCTCCTCCAGGGCGGCCTGCTCGTCCTCGTCGTAGGCGCAGTGGACGTGGACGGTGCGGTGGACGTCGTCGAGCGAGTCGTTGCGCGCGGACTTCTCGACGCCGTCGCGGGCCGCGGGGAACAGTTCCTCGCGGACGCGTTCGGGCGGCTCGTACACCGTGACCAGCCCGTCGCCGAGGTCGCCGGCCATCCGCGCGGAGGTGGGGCCGCTCGCGGCGACGTGGATCGGCGGGGCCTCGTCGGGTCCGGTGTAGAGGTTCGCGCCGTCGAGCGTCCAGAACTGGCCCTCGTGGTCGACGAACTCCTCCGCGAACAGCCGGCGGATCATGCGGATCGCCTCGGCGGTGCGGCGGGCGCGCTCGCCGTAGTCGGGCAGCGGGTTGCCCAG encodes:
- a CDS encoding TIGR03557 family F420-dependent LLM class oxidoreductase yields the protein MVRFGYFASLEEFSPAACLDQVELAEAAGFDSVWVNDHFHPWFDHLADGSPAHGGNCWTWLPAALDRTEDVDIGTGVTAVINRYHPANVAHRLATLAELYPDRVFLGIGTGESLNEVPLGNPLPDYGERARRTAEAIRMIRRLFAEEFVDHEGQFWTLDGANLYTGPDEAPPIHVAASGPTSARMAGDLGDGLVTVYEPPERVREELFPAARDGVEKSARNDSLDDVHRTVHVHCAYDEDEQAALEEIRPWGLTLLDDVWSSDSADPRELQKMGEDVSDERLREAFVVTSDPQDLVEVTQTYVDVGFDEVVFQSSSPDQAAFCDVMAEDVLPAFE